One segment of Luteitalea sp. DNA contains the following:
- a CDS encoding SDR family oxidoreductase, translated as MDLAGKVALVTGGARMGAAIGSALAARGIDVAFSYYRSADALERATAAVQDAGRRSAAIQADLSRAAGCEHLVSAAVETLGRLDILVLMASVYEEVPFERLTEEAWRTQIGVDLEATLHCARAALPHLRRAGGGRIVTFSDWTAASGRPRYRGWTGYYVAKAGVKALTESLALELAPDGILVNAIAPGPILAPPETSADQEAAVRAATPLRRWGGPEAVAQTLIFVLESDFMTGETIRVDGGRHVR; from the coding sequence ATGGATCTGGCGGGCAAGGTGGCGCTCGTCACGGGCGGCGCGCGCATGGGTGCCGCGATCGGCTCGGCGCTCGCCGCACGAGGAATAGACGTCGCGTTCTCCTACTACCGATCAGCGGATGCGCTCGAGCGGGCAACCGCCGCGGTGCAGGACGCTGGTCGTCGAAGTGCCGCCATTCAGGCGGACCTGAGCCGGGCCGCCGGATGCGAGCATCTCGTGTCGGCCGCGGTCGAGACGCTCGGCCGGCTGGACATCCTCGTTCTGATGGCGTCGGTCTACGAAGAAGTCCCATTCGAACGGTTGACCGAGGAGGCGTGGCGCACCCAGATCGGCGTTGATCTGGAGGCGACCTTGCACTGCGCGCGCGCCGCGCTGCCACATCTGCGGCGCGCCGGCGGCGGGCGCATCGTGACCTTCAGTGACTGGACCGCCGCGAGTGGGCGGCCACGGTATCGCGGCTGGACCGGGTACTACGTTGCCAAGGCAGGCGTGAAGGCGCTCACCGAATCGCTGGCCCTCGAGCTCGCACCGGACGGGATCCTGGTCAATGCCATTGCGCCGGGACCCATCCTGGCGCCGCCCGAGACTAGCGCCGACCAGGAGGCGGCGGTGCGCGCGGCGACGCCGCTCCGCCGCTGGGGTGGACCCGAGGCGGTGGCGCAAACGCTCATCTTCGTCCTCGAGTCGGACTTCATGACCGGCGAGACGATTCGCGTCGACGGCGGCCGCCACGTCAGGTGA